In one Myxocyprinus asiaticus isolate MX2 ecotype Aquarium Trade chromosome 29, UBuf_Myxa_2, whole genome shotgun sequence genomic region, the following are encoded:
- the LOC127420304 gene encoding protein-glutamine gamma-glutamyltransferase K-like: MFSPNPKPTGGPSASTPAPAPAPAPAPASASASAIAADTLLSVRSIDLLKSKDGQNRREHHTDSYFSQKLIVRRGQTFQMWIELSRPFNPKSDKLQLDLNLDYIFSSIRGIRVTVPLVDELEDGRWEMKIVEQKDTKIKLSVNTLPTAPIGQYKVSVMTYSLKGGSSFPYTANNDFYMLFNPWCEDDSVYLDNEAERKEYVLNNMGRIYYGTEQQIGTRTWNFAQFEEGILEACLFLLEKGRVAVTAWRDPVNVTRVISALVNSNDDRGVLQGNWSDSYEGGTSPTAWSGSGDILRQYYKSSGTPVKFAQCWVYAGVTNSVLRCLGIPTRCVTNFNSAHDTDLSLTTDIYIDENLKLIEELNNDSVWNFHVWNESWMSRPDLPAGYGGWQVVDATPQEQSKGFYRCGPSSVTAVRNGQVNLTYDTPFVFAEVNSDKIYWQRKADGSFIQLKMEKNSIGQRISTKAVGSDQRIEITNLYKYPEGSEEERMAVETASHYGSKPTVYPSPTANDVTIEIVMEGTGPRIGGDAKLSIVLKNQSSVQRTTTLFCEVAVMYYTGVLKATVKKEQIPVVLKPQEVKTIPWTLQYREYIDQLVDQGALMLTVTGRVNQTRQILATQFNFRLRTPDLTLTALGDAVVGKELTVKITFQNPLPQVLKNVLFRIEGLGMQSIRKITYGDVKKLETVTLMEKFIPMFPGAQKLLASMDCRQLTQVHGVTDIVVKPK; encoded by the exons ATGTTTTCTCCTAACCCAAAACCTACTGGTGGTCCAAGTGCCAGCACACCTGCACCTGCGCCTGCACCTGCGCCTGCGCCTGCATCTGCATCTGCATCTGCGATAGCTGCAG ACACTCTTTTGTCGGTACGATCCATCGACCTCCTGAAATCCAAGGATGGACAGAACCGGCGAGAGCATCACACAGATAGTTACTTTAGCCAAAAACTGATCGTTCGCAGAGGACAAACATTCCAGATGTGGATCGAGCTCTCGCGACCTTTTAACCCCAAATCTGACAAACTTCAACTGGACCTGAACTTAG ATTACATCTTTTCGAGCATTAGGGGGATACGAGTCACTGTTCCATTGGTAGATGAACTGGAAGACGGCCGCTGGGAGATGAAAATCGTCGAGCAGAAAGACACCAAGATCAAACTGTCAGTCAACACCTTACCGACCGCTCCTATTGGCCAATATAAGGTCTCCGTGATGACATACTCATTGAAGGGTGGTTCGTCTTTCCCGTACACCGCAAACAATGACTTCTACATGCTGTTCAACCCCTGGTGTGAAG atGACTCTGTGTATTTGGATAATGAGGCTGAGAGGAAAGAGTATGTTCTGAATAATATGGGCAGAATTTACTACGGAACCGAGCAACAAATTGGAACAAGAACATGGAACTTTGCGCAG tTTGAAGAGGGCATTCTGGAAGCCTGTCTGTTTTTGTTGGAAAAGGGTCGGGTTGCTGTAACGGCATGGAGAGACCCTGTGAACGTGACCAGAGTGATATCTGCTCTG GTTAACTCCAATGATGACCGTGGTGTGCTGCAAGGTAATTGGTCAGACAGCTATGAGGGCGGGACTTCTCCCACAGCCTGGAGTGGGAGTGGTGACATCCTGAGACAGTACTACAAAAGTTCAGGAACACCTGTCAAATTCGCCCAGTGCTGGGTCTATGCTGGAGTCACTAACTCGG tgTTAAGATGTCTTGGAATTCCTACCCGTTGTGTGACCAACTTCAACTCAGCTCACGACACAGATCTTTCCTTGACCACAGACATTTATATTGATGAGAATCTGAAACTCATTGAAGAACTTAACAATGATTCTGTCTG GAACTTCCATGTGTGGAACGAGTCCTGGATGTCCCGTCCAGATCTCCCAGCAGGTTATGGGGGTTGGCAGGTTGTGGACGCAACCCCACAGGAGCAAAGCAAGGGATTCTACCGCTGTGGCCCGAGCTCTGTCACCGCTGTCCGAAACGGACAAGTCAACCTGACGTACGACACTCCATTCGTCTTTGCTGAA GTGAATAGTGATAAAATCTACTGGCAGCGGAAAGCAGATGGAAGTTTCATTCAACTCAAAATGGAGAAGAATTCCATTGGCCAGCGCATCAGTACTAAAGCAGTGGGCTCGGACCAACGTATCGAGATCACAAACCTCTACAAATACCCAGAGG GTTCAGAGGAGGAGCGTATGGCTGTGGAAACCGCCAGTCATTACGGCTCCAAGCCGACAGTGTATCCCTCTCCCACCGCCAATGATGTGACCATTGAAATCGTAATGGAGGGGACGGGACCTCGTATTGGTGGTGATGCCAAACTGTCCATCGTTCTGAAGAACCAAAGTTCAGTGCAGCGCACTACAACTCTCTTCTGTGAGGTGGCGGTCATGTACTACACTGGCGTTCTGAAAGCTACTGTAAAGAAGGAGCAAATTCCTGTTGTCCTCAAACCGCAAGAAG TCAAGACCATTCCTTGGACACTGCAGTATCGGGAGTACATAGACCAGCTGGTGGACCAGGGCGCTCTGATGCTCACAGTCACTGGACGGGTCAATCAGACCAGACAGATTCTGGCCACCCAGTTCAACTTCAGATTGCGCACACCAGATCTTACCCTAACT GCTCTAGGGGATGCTGTGGTGGGTAAAGAGTTGACAGTCAAGATCACTTTCCAGAATCCACTGCCACAAGTGTTGAAGAACGTTTTGTTTCGTATAGAGGGACTGGGAATGCAGAGCATCAGAAAGATTACATATGG tgATGTGAAAAAGCTTGAAACAGTTACATTGATGGAGAAGTTTATTCCCATGTTTCCTGGCGCTCAGAAACTCCTCGCTTCGATGGACTGTCGTCAACTCACTCAAGTGCACGGAGTCACAGATATTGTAGTCaaaccaaagtaa